From a region of the Impatiens glandulifera chromosome 4, dImpGla2.1, whole genome shotgun sequence genome:
- the LOC124935633 gene encoding RNA polymerase sigma factor sigF, chloroplastic-like isoform X1: MESGRNLLASAPPFPARNNVKNCTSSSSSVLMLHDQAVPAFSNASSSSSSRHDENRAFFQELKDNRVSHMLEMRKKNYRPLEDEEDEEDQYVKDFQSQLLSAPDFMHLLQSQETPNSSPLRNETKQVKDFEPGNVVALAKKALSASKQAALLCADLKSYEIDAEVALSDDSSLLSESLPEFLQGEKVVRSTRLLERRSKRQTVSKPNITNSLNVNPRKTRESFDPNDGLRRFLLCQDTKQLLTPKEESDLIDHIQNLMKLDEVKSRLHTQFNRDPTPSEWAEATNLTSRELKSIIHLGNSSRERIILANLRMVVHIAKQYQGRGLNLPDLLQEGSMGLLKSVEKFKPHIGCRFASYAYWWIRQSIRKAIFQHSRTIRLPDNVYALLHKVAEAKRSIVREGNHQPTKEEIAIRSGITMDKLDSLLFSSRNPLSIQQAIWTDQDATFQEVIADTSIETPDVSVTKQLMRQHVHRLLGSLTPRERRIVRLRYGVGVESEKPRSLQEIGDGLGLSKERVRQIESRAFYKLKQNLSGQGLDVYANLVT, encoded by the exons ATGGAGTCTGGAAGGAACTTGCTCGCTTCAGCACCGCCATTTCCAGCGCGAAACAATGTTAAGAATTGCACTTCTTCATCGTCCTCAG TTCTAATGCTTCATGATCAAGCAGTTCCAGCTTTTAGTAATGCatcatcctcttcttcatcacgtCACGATGAGAATAGAGCTTTCTTCCAAGAGTTGAAGGACAATAGAGTCTCCCAT ATGCTAGAGATGAGGAAAAAGAATTATAGGCCATTGGAGGATGAGGAAGATGAGGAGGATCAGTATGTGAAGGATTTTCAAAGCCAGTTGCTCAGTGCACCCGACTTTATGCATTT ATTGCAGTCGCAGGAAACACCTAATTCATCACCTTTGCGTAATGAAACAAAGCAGGTCAAGGATTTTGAGCCTGGTAATGTAGTTGCACTTGCAAAAAAAGCTTTGTCAGCCTCCAAGCAAGCAGCATTGTTATGCGCGGATTTGAAATCATATGAAATTGATGCAGAAGTTGCTTTATCTGATGATTCAAG TTTATTATCAGAAAGTTTGCCAGAGTTTCTACAGGGAGAGAAAGTGGTTAGATCAACCCGCCTATTAGAGAGGCGATCTAAGAGACAGACTGTGTCAAAACCAAACATCACCAACTCTTTGAATGTGAATCCAAGAAAAACGAGGGAATCATTTGACCCGAACGACGGCTTGAGGAGGTTCTTATTGTGTCAAGACACTAAGCAACTTTTGACTCCAAAAGAGGAATCTGATTTGATTGATCATATACAGAATTTAATGAAACTAGATGAAGTGAAAAGTAGACTACACACACAGTTCAACCGAGATCCAACGCCTTCTGAATGGGCTGAGGCCACTAATCTTACATCTCGGGAATTGAAGTCAATAATTCATTTGGGTAATAGCAGCAGGGAGAGGATAATATTAGCCAATCTAAGAATGGTGGTTCATATTGCTAAGCAGTATCAGGGCCGTGGTCTCAACCTTCCCGATTTGTTGCAG GAAGGGAGCATGGGTCTTCTGAAAAGTGTTGAGAAGTTCAAGCCACATATAGGTTGCAGGTTTGCCAGTTATGCATACTGGTGGATAAGGCAATCAATTAGGAAGGCCATTTTTCAACACTCGAGAACGATCAGACTGCCA GATAACGTGTACGCGCTTCTGCACAAGGTAGCAGAAGCAAAGAGATCTATAGTTCGAGAAGGAAATCATCAGCCAACTAAAGAGGAGATAGCAATACGATCTGGAATTACAATGGATAAATTAGACAGTTTATTATTTTCATCGAGAAACCCTCTTTCGATTCAACAAGCTATATGGACAGACCAAGATGCTACATTCCAG GAAGTCATTGCAGACACTTCTATCGAGACCCCAGATGTGAGCGTGACGAAGCAGTTGATGAGGCAACACGTTCATCGACTTTTGGGCAGCCTAACACCTCGAGAGAGAAGGATAGTTCGGTTAAGATATGGAGTTGGGGTGGAAAGCGAGAAACCAAGATCGCTTCAGGAAATTGGCGATGGTCTAGGGTTGTCTAAGGAGAGGGTGCGACAGATCGAGAGCAGAGCTTTCTATAAGCTTAAGCAAAACCTGAGTGGCCAAGGGCTTGATGTTTATGCCAATTTGGTAACATAG
- the LOC124935634 gene encoding uncharacterized protein LOC124935634: MWQVLLAAAVAGTGIAAKRFLNTNNAADPNALFESKSIQSEDHRKDPSSIVYTEPHLTGDEFVSNAPCESSIFTFTSSESNKFRSKNNVRKKKKLCEFDESVKKCTSPVYGKSGRRLFIRLKKRITSKKASGKFESSSSNETSSSFSQGVGFGIMYMMSAGKAEISKLNMAMDETVKVVDELKTELHYKRKSSFEDTHHPILKSKTECCIMMNPKPCIQREQDPDHDQDVVEMDRLEAELESELQKLPGCCIKDVSGPESSTSDDWEKQDDRRRRRQAVVDPRDFNGVSASELDKKLSHLLIEQQESQIVELEDELHKAQSKLVEKEAELRVLKNCVKRLTDFDPSNNNDASG, encoded by the exons ATGTGGCAGGTTCTACTAGCAGCAGCTGTAGCCGGAACCGGAATCGCAGCGAAACGTTTTCTCAACACCAACAACGCCGCCGATCCGAACGCTCTGTTTGAATCCAAATCTATTCAATCCGAAGATCATAGAAAAGATCCCTCATCGATCGTTTATACAGAGCCACACTTAACCGGCGATGAATTCGTTTCTAATGCGCCTTGTGAATCGTCTATATTTACATTCACGAGCTCCGAATCAAATAAGTTTAGGTCGAAGAACAACgtaaggaagaagaagaagttatgCGAATTTGATGAATCCGTGAAGAAATGTACTTCTCCTGTATATGGAAAGAGCGGTAGAAGATTATTCATTCGTTTGAAGAAAAGGATAACCAGTAAGAAGGCATCTGGAAAGTTCGAATCGTCTTCTTCTAATG AAACTTCGTCAAGCTTTAGTCAGGGAGTAGGGTTTGGAATCATGTACATGATGTCTGCTGGGAAAGCTGAGATTAGTAAGCTGAATATGGCAATGGATGAAACTGTTAAAGTTGTTGATGAGTTAAAAACTGAACTTCATTATAAGAGAAAATCATCTTTTGAAGATACTCATCATCCAATTCTCAAGTCCAAAACTGAATGTTGTATTATGATGAACCCTAAACCCTGTATTCAAAGGGAACAAGATCCAGATCACGATCAAGACGTGGTTGAAATGGATCGTCTCGAAGCAGAATTGGAATCTGAACTTCAAAAGCTTCCGGGATGCTGCATTAAAGATGTTTCTGGTCCTGAATCAAGCACATCAGATGATTGGGAG AAACAAGAtgatcgaagaagaagaagacaagcCGTTGTTGATCCTCGCGATTTCAATGGAGTATCAGCATCAGAACTAGATAAGAAACTATCGCATTTGTTGATTGAACAACAGGAGAGCCAAATTGTGGAGCTTGAAGACGAGCTGCATAAGGCTCAATCCAAACTCGTTGAGAAAGAAGCAGAACTTCGAGTCCTCAAGAACTGCGTTAAACGCCTCACAGATTTTGACCCATCCAACAACAATGATGCTTCGGGTTag
- the LOC124933735 gene encoding uncharacterized protein LOC124933735: protein MQFLSAPSSASFSTRRLTFLSLIFFFFFFLPQLFGTSFSHLHQGKTLSFGEEEEEEEELQKRIPAETPALPSDDLLCCCSGRSQEMGEESSNIGGGGGDYPRNEMNFLYIKEISKEKFIAEIRRFMEPETSGLPMGTYSHVTNAIHTYYGIAVTDTKLYLSIHDYFVFSKMDKDDYLDDEKLYSKTLPKLGMSISGLNAVDFIHTNNNALSCWMNALVFLLSIFIIVYKPRLSIKWINKLGRLLAVMMMAQALYGIIPTSVSSQDL from the exons ATGCAGTTCTTGAGTGCTCCAAGTTCTGCTTCTTTCTCAACGA GGAGGCTCACTTTTCTAtctctcatcttcttcttcttcttcttccttcctcAGTTATTCGGCACTTCTTTCTCTCATCTCCACCAGGGGAAGACGCTTTCGTtcggtgaagaagaagaagaagaagaagagctgCAGAAGCGGATTCCGGCTGAAACTCCTGCACTTCCGTCCGACGATCTACTTTGCTGTTGTTCAG GTCGGTCTCAAGAAATGGGGGAAGAATCGAGTAAcattggtggtggtggtggtgactATCCGCggaatgaaatgaactttttatatataaaggaAATATCTAAAGAAAAGTTCATCGCCGAGATTAGAAGATTTATGGAACCGGAAACATCCGGATTACCCATGGGAACGTATTCACATGTTACTAATGCGATCCACACTTACTATGGTATCGCAGTGACGGATACAAAACTCTACTTATCCATTCATGACTACTTTGTTTTTTCGAAAATGGACAAGGATGACTACCTGGATGATGAAAAACTTTACAGCAAAACTCTCCCAAAACTTGGAATGTCAATATCTGGATTAAATGCTGTAGATTTCATACATACTAACAACAATGCGTTAAGCTGCTGGATGAACGCCTTGGTATTTTTGCTATCcatttttataatagtttaCAAACCTCGTTTATCCATAAAATGGATAAACAAGCTCGGCAGATTGTTGGCTGTAATGATGATGGCTCAAGCTTTGTATGGGATTATTCCGACGTCCGTTTCTTCTCAAGATTTGTAA
- the LOC124935633 gene encoding RNA polymerase sigma factor sigF, chloroplastic-like isoform X2 gives MESGRNLLASAPPFPARNNVKNCTSSSSSVPAFSNASSSSSSRHDENRAFFQELKDNRVSHMLEMRKKNYRPLEDEEDEEDQYVKDFQSQLLSAPDFMHLLQSQETPNSSPLRNETKQVKDFEPGNVVALAKKALSASKQAALLCADLKSYEIDAEVALSDDSSLLSESLPEFLQGEKVVRSTRLLERRSKRQTVSKPNITNSLNVNPRKTRESFDPNDGLRRFLLCQDTKQLLTPKEESDLIDHIQNLMKLDEVKSRLHTQFNRDPTPSEWAEATNLTSRELKSIIHLGNSSRERIILANLRMVVHIAKQYQGRGLNLPDLLQEGSMGLLKSVEKFKPHIGCRFASYAYWWIRQSIRKAIFQHSRTIRLPDNVYALLHKVAEAKRSIVREGNHQPTKEEIAIRSGITMDKLDSLLFSSRNPLSIQQAIWTDQDATFQEVIADTSIETPDVSVTKQLMRQHVHRLLGSLTPRERRIVRLRYGVGVESEKPRSLQEIGDGLGLSKERVRQIESRAFYKLKQNLSGQGLDVYANLVT, from the exons ATGGAGTCTGGAAGGAACTTGCTCGCTTCAGCACCGCCATTTCCAGCGCGAAACAATGTTAAGAATTGCACTTCTTCATCGTCCTCAG TTCCAGCTTTTAGTAATGCatcatcctcttcttcatcacgtCACGATGAGAATAGAGCTTTCTTCCAAGAGTTGAAGGACAATAGAGTCTCCCAT ATGCTAGAGATGAGGAAAAAGAATTATAGGCCATTGGAGGATGAGGAAGATGAGGAGGATCAGTATGTGAAGGATTTTCAAAGCCAGTTGCTCAGTGCACCCGACTTTATGCATTT ATTGCAGTCGCAGGAAACACCTAATTCATCACCTTTGCGTAATGAAACAAAGCAGGTCAAGGATTTTGAGCCTGGTAATGTAGTTGCACTTGCAAAAAAAGCTTTGTCAGCCTCCAAGCAAGCAGCATTGTTATGCGCGGATTTGAAATCATATGAAATTGATGCAGAAGTTGCTTTATCTGATGATTCAAG TTTATTATCAGAAAGTTTGCCAGAGTTTCTACAGGGAGAGAAAGTGGTTAGATCAACCCGCCTATTAGAGAGGCGATCTAAGAGACAGACTGTGTCAAAACCAAACATCACCAACTCTTTGAATGTGAATCCAAGAAAAACGAGGGAATCATTTGACCCGAACGACGGCTTGAGGAGGTTCTTATTGTGTCAAGACACTAAGCAACTTTTGACTCCAAAAGAGGAATCTGATTTGATTGATCATATACAGAATTTAATGAAACTAGATGAAGTGAAAAGTAGACTACACACACAGTTCAACCGAGATCCAACGCCTTCTGAATGGGCTGAGGCCACTAATCTTACATCTCGGGAATTGAAGTCAATAATTCATTTGGGTAATAGCAGCAGGGAGAGGATAATATTAGCCAATCTAAGAATGGTGGTTCATATTGCTAAGCAGTATCAGGGCCGTGGTCTCAACCTTCCCGATTTGTTGCAG GAAGGGAGCATGGGTCTTCTGAAAAGTGTTGAGAAGTTCAAGCCACATATAGGTTGCAGGTTTGCCAGTTATGCATACTGGTGGATAAGGCAATCAATTAGGAAGGCCATTTTTCAACACTCGAGAACGATCAGACTGCCA GATAACGTGTACGCGCTTCTGCACAAGGTAGCAGAAGCAAAGAGATCTATAGTTCGAGAAGGAAATCATCAGCCAACTAAAGAGGAGATAGCAATACGATCTGGAATTACAATGGATAAATTAGACAGTTTATTATTTTCATCGAGAAACCCTCTTTCGATTCAACAAGCTATATGGACAGACCAAGATGCTACATTCCAG GAAGTCATTGCAGACACTTCTATCGAGACCCCAGATGTGAGCGTGACGAAGCAGTTGATGAGGCAACACGTTCATCGACTTTTGGGCAGCCTAACACCTCGAGAGAGAAGGATAGTTCGGTTAAGATATGGAGTTGGGGTGGAAAGCGAGAAACCAAGATCGCTTCAGGAAATTGGCGATGGTCTAGGGTTGTCTAAGGAGAGGGTGCGACAGATCGAGAGCAGAGCTTTCTATAAGCTTAAGCAAAACCTGAGTGGCCAAGGGCTTGATGTTTATGCCAATTTGGTAACATAG